One region of Pseudomonas sp. B21-040 genomic DNA includes:
- a CDS encoding retention module-containing protein, giving the protein MATLIGIVSKVIGQVFAVASDGTRRALVEGDRLFAGEQLVTGAEGAVAVHLKNGQELTLGRDSSLQMTPQLLANESPHVGTSEAVTPSEAQLTDVEQLQKAIAAGADPTQTGEATAAGPGGSTGAAGGALGGGHSFVMLEEVGGRVDPTIGFPTAGFGSIPEFPEERHNADIQNADGTPAVVAPPLTPTVEVPPLIPVNNPVTLNGLSVTGGELTVSEANLADGSASNPGALTQNGTFSVSAPDGLNSLSIGGINVISGGVAAGFPQSITTQLGNTLTITGYNSLTGVVSYSYTLNGNDTHSAGDGANNLSEQFTVVAGDSNGDTATGTLDINITDDVPKAVDDGNADTASETLLTLTGSVLPNDTQGADRISTGPDSGPVIGGTFTGTYGTLVLNANGTYTYTLDTSGADFKALHGGGSGSETFTYTLTDADGDTSTANLVLQIHNNDDPVTIDGLNIEGAELTVFEKSLSDGSSPDASALTQNGTFTITALDGVQTLDIGGLHVVVGGVAAGFPQSIVTPLGSTLTITGFDAATGVVSYSYTLVDNLAHPTANSPDTLSEQFAVTVVDDNGTTANANLDINIVDDLPQGVDDSNADTASETLLTLNGNVLTNDVQGADRVITGENSGPITPGTFVGTYGTLVLNANGTYTYTLNTSDADFKALHGNGDGTENFTYIITDSDGDTSSATLVLQIHNNDDPVTIDGLNVNGGELTVYEKNLGDGSNPNTPALTQNGTFTITALDGVQTLDIGGLHVVVGGVAAGFPQSIVTPLGSTLTITGFDATTGVVSYSYTLVDNEAHPTANGANTLSEQFAVTVVDDNGTTANANLDVNIVDDLPKGVDDSNAGTASETLLTLNGNVLTNDVQGADRVTTGPNAGPITAGTFTGTYGTLVLNANGTYTYTLNTSDADFKALHGNGDGTETFTYTITDADGDTSTANLVLNIHNNDDPVTISGLDVYGGELTVYEKNLSDGSNPNTPALTQNGTFTITALDGVQTLDIGGLHVVVGGVAAGFPQSIVTPLGSTLTITGFDATTGVVSYSYTLVDNEAHPIANGANTLSEQFAVTVVDDNGTTANANLDVNIVDDLPKGVDDSNAGTASETLLTLNGNVLTNDVQGADRVPTGPNAGPITAGTFTGTYGTLVLNANGTYTYTLNTSDADFKALHGNGNGTETFTYTITDADGDTSTANLVLNIHNNDDPMTISGLDVYGGELTVYEKTSVTAATRTLRR; this is encoded by the coding sequence ATGGCTACGCTCATCGGTATCGTCAGTAAAGTCATTGGTCAGGTGTTCGCGGTTGCGAGCGATGGCACCCGGCGTGCGTTGGTCGAGGGCGATCGATTGTTCGCCGGCGAGCAACTGGTTACCGGAGCCGAAGGCGCAGTGGCCGTTCATCTGAAAAATGGCCAGGAACTGACCCTCGGGCGTGACAGCAGCCTGCAAATGACCCCGCAGCTCCTCGCCAATGAGTCGCCGCACGTCGGCACCTCTGAGGCGGTGACGCCGAGCGAAGCGCAACTGACCGATGTCGAGCAACTGCAAAAAGCCATCGCGGCCGGCGCTGACCCGACCCAGACCGGTGAAGCCACGGCGGCCGGGCCAGGTGGTTCGACCGGGGCGGCCGGCGGTGCTTTGGGCGGCGGCCACAGTTTTGTCATGCTCGAAGAAGTGGGCGGGCGGGTTGACCCGACCATTGGCTTCCCGACGGCTGGGTTTGGCAGCATTCCCGAATTCCCGGAAGAACGGCACAACGCCGATATCCAGAACGCCGACGGCACCCCGGCCGTCGTGGCGCCACCGCTAACTCCGACCGTCGAGGTACCTCCGCTAATCCCGGTCAACAACCCGGTCACGCTCAACGGCCTGTCGGTGACGGGCGGCGAACTGACCGTCAGCGAAGCCAACCTGGCTGACGGTTCTGCGAGCAATCCGGGCGCGCTGACTCAGAACGGAACGTTCAGCGTGTCGGCACCGGACGGGTTGAACAGCCTGAGCATCGGCGGCATCAATGTGATCAGTGGCGGGGTGGCCGCCGGTTTTCCGCAGTCGATCACCACTCAACTGGGCAATACCCTGACCATCACCGGTTACAACTCGCTCACGGGCGTGGTGAGTTACAGCTACACCCTCAACGGCAACGACACCCATTCGGCCGGCGATGGCGCCAACAACCTCAGCGAACAGTTCACTGTGGTGGCCGGCGATAGCAACGGTGACACCGCCACTGGCACGCTGGACATCAACATCACTGACGACGTACCCAAGGCGGTCGATGACGGCAACGCCGACACTGCGTCGGAAACCTTGCTGACCCTGACCGGCAGCGTCCTGCCAAACGACACTCAGGGCGCGGACCGCATTTCCACCGGCCCTGACAGCGGCCCGGTAATTGGCGGCACCTTCACCGGGACCTACGGCACCCTGGTGCTCAACGCAAACGGCACGTACACCTACACCCTCGACACCAGCGGTGCCGATTTCAAAGCGTTGCATGGCGGTGGCAGCGGCTCGGAAACCTTCACCTACACGCTGACGGATGCGGACGGCGACACCAGCACCGCCAACCTGGTGCTGCAAATCCACAACAACGATGACCCGGTCACGATTGACGGCCTCAATATCGAAGGCGCCGAGCTGACCGTTTTCGAGAAAAGCCTCAGCGACGGCAGCAGCCCGGACGCCTCGGCGCTGACGCAAAACGGCACCTTCACCATCACCGCCCTCGATGGCGTTCAAACCCTCGATATCGGCGGTCTGCATGTGGTCGTCGGTGGCGTGGCTGCCGGTTTCCCACAATCAATCGTCACGCCGTTGGGCAGTACGCTGACCATCACCGGGTTCGACGCCGCCACCGGCGTGGTGAGTTACAGCTACACCCTGGTGGACAACTTGGCGCATCCAACCGCCAACAGCCCCGATACCCTGTCCGAGCAATTCGCTGTCACTGTAGTGGACGACAACGGCACCACTGCCAACGCCAACCTCGACATCAACATCGTCGATGACCTGCCTCAAGGCGTCGACGACAGCAACGCCGACACTGCCTCGGAAACGCTGCTCACCCTCAACGGCAATGTGCTGACCAACGATGTACAGGGCGCCGACCGCGTGATCACGGGGGAAAATTCCGGCCCGATCACCCCAGGCACGTTCGTCGGGACTTACGGCACCCTGGTGCTGAATGCCAACGGCACCTACACCTACACCCTGAACACCAGCGATGCCGATTTCAAAGCCCTGCACGGCAATGGCGACGGCACCGAGAATTTCACCTACATCATCACCGACTCGGACGGCGACACCAGCAGTGCGACGCTGGTGCTGCAAATCCACAACAATGATGACCCGGTGACCATTGATGGCCTCAACGTCAACGGTGGCGAGCTCACTGTCTACGAGAAAAACCTTGGCGACGGCAGCAACCCGAATACCCCGGCGCTGACGCAAAACGGCACCTTCACCATCACCGCCCTCGACGGTGTACAGACGCTGGATATCGGCGGTCTGCATGTGGTGGTCGGTGGTGTCGCCGCCGGCTTCCCGCAATCGATCGTCACCCCGCTGGGCAGCACGCTGACCATCACCGGGTTCGACGCCACCACTGGCGTGGTCAGTTACAGCTACACCCTGGTCGATAACGAAGCGCACCCAACCGCTAACGGCGCCAATACGCTGTCCGAGCAGTTCGCCGTCACCGTGGTCGATGACAACGGCACCACCGCCAACGCCAACCTCGACGTCAATATCGTCGATGACCTGCCGAAAGGCGTGGATGACAGCAACGCCGGGACTGCCTCGGAAACCTTGCTCACCCTTAACGGCAACGTGCTGACCAATGACGTCCAAGGCGCCGACCGCGTGACCACCGGCCCCAATGCCGGGCCGATCACTGCCGGCACCTTCACTGGGACTTACGGCACGTTGGTGCTGAATGCCAACGGCACGTACACCTACACCCTGAACACCAGCGATGCCGACTTCAAAGCCCTGCACGGCAATGGCGACGGCACGGAAACCTTCACCTACACCATCACCGATGCTGACGGCGATACCAGTACCGCCAACCTGGTGCTGAACATCCACAACAACGACGATCCGGTGACCATCAGTGGGCTGGATGTTTACGGCGGCGAGCTCACCGTCTACGAGAAAAACCTCAGCGACGGCAGCAACCCGAACACTCCGGCGCTGACTCAAAACGGCACCTTCACCATCACCGCCCTCGACGGCGTTCAAACCCTCGATATTGGCGGTCTGCATGTGGTCGTCGGTGGCGTGGCTGCTGGTTTCCCGCAATCGATCGTCACGCCGCTGGGCAGCACGCTGACCATCACCGGGTTCGACGCCACCACTGGCGTGGTCAGTTACAGCTACACCCTGGTCGATAACGAAGCGCACCCAATCGCTAACGGCGCCAATACGCTGTCCGAGCAGTTCGCCGTCACCGTGGTCGATGACAACGGCACCACCGCCAACGCCAACCTCGACGTCAACATCGTCGATGACCTGCCGAAAGGCGTGGATGACAGCAACGCCGGCACGGCCTCGGAAACGCTGCTCACGCTCAACGGCAACGTGCTGACCAATGACGTACAGGGCGCCGACCGCGTGCCGACCGGCCCCAACGCTGGCCCGATCACTGCCGGCACCTTCACTGGGACTTACGGCACGTTGGTGCTGAATGCCAACGGCACGTACACCTACACCCTGAACACCAGCGATGCCGATTTCAAAGCCCTGCACGGCAATGGCAATGGCACCGAGACCTTCACCTACACCATCACCGATGCTGACGGCGATACCAGTACCGCCAATCTGGTGCTGAACATCCACAACAACGACGATCCGATGACCATCAGTGGGCTGGATGTTTACGGCGGCGAACTCACCGTCTACGAAAAAACCTCAGTGACGGCAGCAACCCGAACACTCCGGCGCTGA